From Halomicrobium salinisoli, the proteins below share one genomic window:
- a CDS encoding potassium channel family protein: MASLPVEILLGIYLGLLVGIIPALVSWGLAFVFKYFTDVTLPGFGMAVLAIALAGVNGGLLALADKSITQAPNAERIVTAIIVVTMASMYAHSKGDQMGAEFPRRLSLEKLRSRTLSTDVIDLVGGRREATVRVVGEVADMEGYPPLPEDLRAEIRGSEWPFPADLRIAELEERLADRLLTEYDLGDASVTVDERGRATVVAAPPFSGLSKRIEDGRHAVSVDAVLPTGLARGDEVTLITADAQVRGTVVSARTGDGSAKPAAAPDSDPAETPDDPDVEGAEKPPAPVRAPTTDGGEGRLTAAVHRTDAQPLIRAPRAKVVVESRGTRREYELVSLLRRADVRFRKVTVGASAPVAGKRLAEAALRETYGVGAFAVRKAGGWVVAPGEDAVVDAGEELYAVGTRDALDAFEEAVA; encoded by the coding sequence ATGGCTTCCCTTCCGGTCGAGATTCTCCTCGGTATCTATCTCGGTCTCCTCGTCGGGATCATCCCGGCGCTGGTCTCCTGGGGGCTGGCGTTCGTGTTCAAGTACTTCACCGACGTCACGCTGCCCGGGTTCGGTATGGCCGTCCTCGCCATCGCGCTGGCGGGGGTCAACGGCGGCCTGCTGGCGCTTGCGGACAAGTCGATCACGCAGGCGCCCAACGCCGAGCGGATCGTCACCGCGATCATCGTCGTCACGATGGCGTCGATGTACGCCCACAGCAAGGGCGACCAGATGGGCGCCGAGTTCCCCCGGCGGCTCTCCCTGGAGAAGCTCCGCTCGCGGACCCTCTCGACGGACGTGATCGACCTGGTCGGCGGCCGCCGCGAGGCGACGGTCCGCGTCGTCGGCGAGGTGGCCGACATGGAGGGGTACCCGCCGCTACCGGAGGACCTGCGGGCGGAGATCCGCGGCAGCGAGTGGCCCTTCCCGGCGGACCTGCGGATCGCCGAGCTAGAGGAGCGGCTGGCCGACAGGCTCCTGACGGAGTACGACCTCGGCGACGCGTCCGTGACCGTCGACGAGCGCGGCCGCGCCACCGTCGTCGCCGCGCCGCCGTTCTCGGGGCTCTCGAAGCGCATCGAGGACGGTCGCCACGCCGTCTCCGTCGACGCCGTCCTCCCGACGGGGCTGGCCCGCGGCGACGAGGTGACGCTCATCACGGCGGACGCACAGGTCAGGGGAACGGTCGTCAGCGCGCGCACGGGCGACGGCTCCGCGAAGCCGGCCGCCGCCCCCGACTCCGATCCCGCGGAGACGCCCGACGATCCCGACGTCGAGGGGGCCGAGAAGCCCCCGGCGCCGGTGCGGGCGCCCACGACCGACGGCGGCGAGGGGCGGCTGACCGCCGCCGTCCACCGGACCGACGCCCAGCCGCTCATCCGGGCCCCGCGGGCGAAGGTGGTCGTCGAGTCCCGCGGCACCCGCCGGGAGTACGAACTCGTCTCGCTCCTGCGGCGCGCCGACGTGCGCTTCCGGAAGGTGACGGTCGGAGCGAGCGCGCCCGTCGCCGGCAAGCGACTGGCCGAGGCGGCCCTCCGGGAGACCTACGGCGTCGGCGCCTTCGCCGTCCGCAAGGCCGGCGGCTGGGTCGTCGCGCCCGGCGAGGACGCCGTCGTCGACGCCGGCGAGGAGCTGTACGCCGTCGGGACGCGCGATGCGCTCGACGCCTTCGAGGAGGCGGTCGCGTGA
- a CDS encoding aminoglycoside N(3)-acetyltransferase: protein MTDETVVDRTDDPVTADRIASDLRDLGVAAGDALLVHASLSSLGWVPGREQAAVDALFSAVTESGTLAMPTHSPQLCDPAGWSNPPVPDEWLDEVRASMPAFRPDATPTRGMGAIPECFRSCPGVVRSDHPQVSFAARGAEAERVVADHSLDYALGEDSPLATLYDLDADVLMLGTDHDTCTSLHLAEYRADCPTETETVGAPVARDGERVWTEFEDIEWDDGDFADLGADFEREVGLTEGTVGQATAKLVSQRELVDFAVDWFEEHRG from the coding sequence ATGACCGACGAGACCGTCGTCGACCGGACCGACGACCCGGTCACGGCCGACCGCATCGCGTCGGACCTGCGCGACCTGGGCGTCGCGGCCGGCGACGCGCTGCTGGTCCACGCGTCGCTCTCGTCGCTCGGCTGGGTCCCCGGCCGCGAGCAGGCCGCCGTCGACGCGCTCTTCTCGGCCGTGACCGAGTCGGGGACGCTCGCGATGCCGACCCACTCGCCACAGCTCTGCGACCCGGCGGGCTGGTCGAACCCGCCCGTCCCCGACGAGTGGCTCGACGAGGTCCGCGCGTCGATGCCCGCCTTCCGCCCCGACGCCACGCCGACGCGCGGGATGGGCGCGATCCCGGAGTGCTTCCGCTCGTGCCCGGGCGTCGTCCGGAGCGACCACCCGCAGGTCTCCTTCGCCGCCCGCGGGGCCGAGGCCGAGCGCGTCGTCGCCGACCACTCGCTGGACTACGCCCTCGGCGAGGACTCGCCGCTGGCGACCCTCTACGACCTCGACGCCGACGTGCTCATGCTGGGGACGGATCACGACACCTGCACCTCGCTGCACCTGGCGGAGTACCGCGCCGACTGCCCGACCGAGACCGAGACGGTCGGCGCGCCGGTCGCCCGCGACGGCGAGCGCGTCTGGACCGAGTTCGAGGACATCGAGTGGGACGACGGGGACTTCGCCGACCTCGGCGCCGACTTCGAGCGGGAGGTCGGGCTGACGGAGGGGACGGTCGGGCAGGCAACCGCGAAGCTGGTGAGTCAGCGAGAGCTGGTCGACTTCGCCGTCGACTGGTTCGAGGAGCATCGGGGCTAG
- a CDS encoding NAD-binding protein, with product MKGPRDWFGVRATLLLPTLVAVLSFATGVANISAATVSGPLAPYLPTAVERTVGFTGTLTGFLLLSSVYGLRRRLRAAWYATILLLPLTAVQGLLQPSVAVPGVARPLPVSAPLVVLSIVSLPTVLMNRRLFDRRWDVSTTQLAAIAALVGGQIYITVGSYALRDSFGGIGTLTDALYFAVVTSSTVGYGDIAAQSQSARLFATSAVVIGTASFALALGSVLGPAIQSRITRALGTMTETQLDLLEDHVLVLGYGDLTEPIIDELADVEFVVVTDSQETASRLQSRDIPVLTDDPSDEEPQERAGIERARAVVTATNDDAQDALAILTARQLNPEVRIVAAATDRENVDKLRRAGADSVISPAVIGSHLLVQSALGDDDSESIADRIVGE from the coding sequence ATGAAGGGGCCGCGGGACTGGTTCGGCGTCAGGGCGACGCTGCTGTTGCCGACGCTGGTCGCGGTGCTGTCGTTCGCGACGGGCGTGGCGAATATCAGCGCCGCGACGGTGTCCGGACCGCTGGCCCCGTACCTGCCCACCGCGGTCGAGCGCACGGTCGGGTTCACCGGGACGCTGACGGGCTTTCTGCTGCTGTCCAGCGTCTACGGCCTCCGGCGGCGGCTGCGCGCGGCCTGGTACGCGACCATCCTGCTGCTCCCGCTGACGGCGGTCCAGGGCCTCCTCCAGCCCAGCGTCGCCGTGCCGGGCGTGGCGCGCCCGCTCCCCGTGTCGGCACCGCTGGTCGTCCTGTCGATCGTGTCGCTGCCGACGGTCCTGATGAACCGGCGGCTGTTCGATCGCCGGTGGGACGTCTCGACGACGCAGCTGGCGGCGATTGCAGCGCTCGTCGGCGGGCAGATCTACATCACCGTGGGCTCGTACGCGCTCCGGGACAGTTTCGGGGGAATCGGGACCCTCACGGACGCGCTGTACTTCGCCGTCGTCACGTCGAGCACGGTGGGGTACGGCGACATCGCGGCGCAGTCGCAGTCGGCGCGACTGTTCGCCACGTCGGCGGTCGTCATCGGCACCGCCAGCTTCGCCCTGGCGCTGGGGTCGGTGCTCGGCCCGGCGATCCAGAGCCGCATCACGCGAGCGCTCGGAACCATGACCGAAACGCAACTCGACCTGCTCGAGGACCACGTGCTGGTCCTCGGCTACGGCGACCTGACGGAACCGATCATCGACGAACTGGCCGACGTGGAGTTCGTGGTCGTCACGGACAGCCAGGAGACGGCCTCGCGGTTGCAGAGCCGCGACATCCCCGTTCTAACGGACGACCCCAGCGACGAGGAGCCCCAGGAGCGGGCTGGCATCGAGCGCGCGCGGGCGGTCGTGACCGCGACCAACGACGACGCCCAGGACGCGCTGGCCATCCTGACGGCCCGCCAGCTCAACCCCGAGGTGCGCATCGTCGCGGCGGCGACCGACCGCGAGAACGTCGACAAGCTCCGCCGGGCGGGCGCGGACTCGGTCATCAGCCCGGCCGTGATCGGCAGCCACCTGCTTGTCCAGTCGGCGCTCGGCGACGACGACTCCGAGTCGATCGCCGACCGCATCGTCGGCGAGTGA
- a CDS encoding HPP family protein — translation MRDRARAALRRLRRLERREVRDLRAWLETTSAVVHVSALLFVPLLVALVTYLSMQLEELSFLLFPPLAAGSYTLFTDPKGKYASPVRFVGGLTVGAVCGLIAATASDLLLPGASTGALEAIPFEAALATLLAGAVTWLFSVEEPSAYSAALLGLLVPRGQRVTFVVTVLGASLLVAGVFLLWRRNVYERRAQFLYHSLHGDDHVLVPLRGRRPDATAMLAARLAAAHDAGKVVLLDLVDGSERATAERTRLAADGAVRLPTDVEGEPAAEGDDEVAAAVDAIEKRARDIETKAGVPCQVVVADAGGDVSATIREAARRTNCDLVAAPYEARHGKLAGWIRDLFRADVDVLVHRSAGDRRGWRRILVPVRSTSDVAHSMVDFAQRLAGQSGRVSVATCVRSDASRRRAEEMLADLVDPFDAPIETRVARASIESFLTDEADRYDLVFMGASRDRSAASRLIAPPTFERIRDLDADVAVVDRR, via the coding sequence ATGCGCGACCGGGCGCGGGCGGCCCTGCGGCGGCTCCGGCGGCTCGAGCGCCGAGAGGTGCGAGACCTGCGGGCCTGGCTGGAGACGACCAGCGCGGTCGTCCACGTCTCCGCCCTCCTGTTCGTCCCGCTGCTCGTCGCCCTGGTCACCTACCTCTCGATGCAGCTGGAGGAGCTGTCCTTCCTGCTGTTCCCGCCGCTGGCGGCCGGCAGCTACACGCTCTTTACCGATCCCAAGGGGAAGTACGCCTCGCCGGTCCGGTTCGTCGGCGGCCTGACCGTCGGCGCCGTCTGCGGGCTGATCGCCGCGACGGCGTCGGACCTCTTGCTGCCCGGCGCGTCGACCGGGGCGCTTGAGGCGATCCCCTTCGAGGCCGCGCTGGCGACGCTGCTGGCCGGCGCGGTCACCTGGCTGTTCTCCGTCGAGGAGCCCTCGGCCTACTCGGCCGCGCTGCTCGGCCTGCTGGTGCCCCGCGGCCAGCGGGTGACCTTCGTCGTCACCGTGCTCGGCGCGTCGCTGCTGGTCGCCGGCGTCTTCCTCCTCTGGCGGCGCAACGTCTACGAGCGCCGGGCGCAGTTCCTCTATCACTCGCTGCACGGCGACGACCACGTCCTCGTGCCGCTGCGTGGTCGCCGACCGGACGCGACGGCGATGCTTGCCGCGCGGCTGGCGGCCGCACACGACGCCGGCAAGGTCGTGCTGCTGGACCTCGTCGACGGGTCCGAGCGAGCGACGGCGGAGCGGACCCGCCTCGCGGCCGACGGCGCCGTCCGGCTCCCGACGGACGTCGAGGGCGAACCGGCAGCTGAGGGGGACGACGAGGTCGCCGCGGCGGTCGACGCCATCGAGAAGCGGGCCCGCGACATCGAGACGAAGGCGGGCGTCCCCTGCCAGGTGGTCGTCGCCGACGCCGGCGGCGACGTGAGCGCGACGATCCGCGAGGCCGCCCGGCGGACGAACTGCGACCTCGTCGCCGCGCCCTACGAGGCCCGCCACGGGAAGCTCGCCGGCTGGATCCGCGACCTGTTCCGGGCCGACGTGGACGTGCTGGTCCACCGATCGGCCGGGGACCGCCGCGGCTGGCGGAGAATCCTCGTCCCCGTTCGCTCCACGAGCGACGTCGCCCACAGCATGGTCGACTTCGCCCAGCGGCTGGCCGGGCAGTCCGGCCGCGTCAGCGTCGCCACCTGCGTCCGGTCCGACGCGAGCCGGCGGCGGGCGGAGGAGATGCTCGCCGACCTCGTCGATCCCTTCGACGCGCCGATCGAGACCCGCGTCGCACGCGCGTCGATCGAGTCGTTCCTCACCGACGAGGCCGACCGCTACGACCTGGTGTTCATGGGCGCGAGCCGGGACCGCAGCGCCGCCTCGCGGCTGATCGCGCCGCCGACGTTCGAGCGGATCCGGGACCTCGACGCCGACGTCGCCGTCGTCGACAGGCGGTGA
- a CDS encoding nucleoside phosphorylase codes for MAKQPHLLVEPGDLTDLALVPGDPGRVDRIADRCDDSETVAENREYKVVNATYEGRELTICSTGIGAPSAAIAVEELAAVGVETFVRVGTTGALQEGIEIGDMVVATAAAKDEGTTKRYEAAEYPAVADYEVLSALVDGAEDAGEDVHVGPVATDDAFYAETDEYVDDWEAAGMLAVEMEAAAVFSLARRKGLRAGAICTVDGNLVEGTQKGETEDEELPEKAKNNVERAIQLTLDATTTL; via the coding sequence ATGGCCAAGCAGCCACACCTCCTGGTGGAACCGGGCGATCTGACCGACCTCGCGCTCGTCCCGGGCGACCCCGGCCGCGTCGACCGGATCGCGGACCGCTGTGACGACAGTGAGACGGTCGCCGAGAACCGCGAGTACAAGGTCGTCAACGCCACCTACGAGGGCCGGGAGCTGACGATCTGTTCGACGGGCATCGGCGCGCCCTCGGCGGCCATCGCCGTCGAGGAGCTCGCCGCCGTCGGCGTGGAGACGTTCGTCCGCGTCGGGACGACGGGCGCGCTCCAGGAGGGCATCGAGATCGGCGACATGGTGGTGGCCACCGCCGCCGCCAAGGACGAGGGCACCACGAAGCGCTACGAGGCCGCCGAGTACCCCGCCGTCGCCGACTACGAGGTCCTGTCCGCGCTCGTCGATGGCGCTGAAGACGCAGGCGAGGACGTCCACGTCGGCCCGGTCGCCACTGACGACGCTTTCTACGCCGAGACCGACGAGTACGTCGACGACTGGGAGGCGGCCGGTATGCTCGCCGTCGAGATGGAGGCCGCGGCCGTCTTCTCGCTGGCCCGCCGGAAGGGCCTGCGCGCCGGCGCCATCTGCACCGTCGACGGCAACCTCGTCGAGGGCACCCAGAAGGGCGAGACGGAGGACGAGGAGCTTCCGGAGAAGGCGAAGAACAACGTCGAGCGCGCGATTCAGCTGACGCTGGACGCGACCACGACGCTGTAG
- a CDS encoding alkaline phosphatase family protein — protein MTLVVLGWDALDAELLATYELTDAFGSAVTEVDTFDNPILEKPHTNEVWPSIVTGRPPAETGIRALSADEGTEWENPIVDAITDVGSNFVPDSMQQDVGRLLTNLGVERDSKTADYYDEQGLETLFDGRRSLSLAVPNYRTDADRDLGLAFDRGAQLSGYLSIEEGDDGESHEPTVPIHRLDEVVAGQAGKKIGVVRQAVQRRYDVVFAWLGYLDTIGHIAPVVEEAGYQRRHYEQAARWTNEIATQIGEGDTLVCVSDHGLRGGDHTHAATLASDDPDVVERVESVLDVKEALDDVAPARDGSEPDVSERHRYEGATADRSATDVRDQLQDLGYL, from the coding sequence ATGACGCTGGTCGTGCTCGGCTGGGACGCACTGGACGCGGAACTGCTGGCAACGTACGAGCTGACGGACGCCTTCGGGTCCGCCGTCACCGAGGTCGACACGTTCGACAACCCGATCCTGGAGAAGCCGCACACGAACGAAGTGTGGCCCAGCATCGTCACCGGCCGGCCGCCGGCGGAGACCGGCATCAGGGCCCTCTCGGCCGACGAGGGCACCGAGTGGGAGAACCCCATCGTCGACGCCATCACCGACGTCGGTAGCAACTTCGTCCCCGACTCGATGCAGCAGGACGTCGGCCGGCTGCTGACGAACCTGGGCGTCGAGCGCGACAGCAAGACGGCCGACTACTACGACGAACAGGGACTGGAGACGCTGTTCGACGGCCGGCGGTCGCTCTCGCTGGCCGTCCCGAACTACCGGACCGACGCCGACCGCGACCTCGGGCTGGCGTTCGACCGGGGGGCCCAGCTGTCGGGCTACCTCAGCATCGAGGAGGGCGACGACGGCGAGAGCCACGAGCCGACGGTCCCGATCCACCGCCTCGACGAGGTCGTCGCCGGCCAGGCCGGCAAGAAGATCGGCGTCGTCCGCCAGGCCGTCCAGCGGCGGTACGACGTGGTCTTCGCGTGGCTGGGCTATCTGGACACGATCGGACACATCGCTCCGGTGGTCGAGGAGGCCGGCTACCAGCGGCGCCACTACGAGCAGGCCGCCCGCTGGACCAACGAGATCGCGACCCAGATCGGCGAGGGCGACACGCTCGTCTGCGTCTCCGACCACGGCCTGCGGGGCGGCGACCACACCCACGCCGCGACGCTGGCCAGCGACGACCCCGACGTCGTCGAGCGCGTCGAGAGCGTCCTCGACGTGAAAGAGGCGCTCGACGACGTCGCGCCGGCACGGGACGGCAGCGAGCCCGACGTCTCCGAACGCCATCGTTACGAGGGGGCCACGGCCGACCGATCGGCCACCGACGTCCGCGACCAGCTACAGGACCTCGGCTACCTCTGA
- a CDS encoding DUF63 family protein: MLVLPSGFALPPLPYLAILVGVVLLVAGFLVAVEPPVSQTTAVALAPWMAVGGALHAFHQLGAYPAAAEPLFGAPAVYLTTFVVTGLAWLFVMAVDVLGRRADNVDRNLGLVGTGVLTVLFVVAVWRASEAGDVEPLWPAVAVVAATFQTVLIVAGISLWRTPIFYRTRYVGPVVVFAHALDGISTAIGVDVLGVTERSPLPRLIMEVAAQFPTAQTAGVGWLFVVVKLFVATIVVVGFNRYVDDEPVEATLLLSVITAVGLGPATNNLFLFLTTA; this comes from the coding sequence ATGCTCGTGCTCCCGTCGGGTTTCGCGCTGCCGCCGCTGCCGTACCTCGCCATCCTCGTCGGGGTAGTACTGCTGGTCGCGGGGTTTCTGGTCGCGGTCGAGCCGCCCGTCTCGCAGACGACGGCCGTGGCGCTGGCCCCCTGGATGGCCGTCGGCGGGGCGCTGCACGCCTTCCACCAGCTGGGCGCGTACCCGGCGGCCGCGGAGCCACTCTTCGGCGCGCCGGCGGTCTACCTGACCACGTTCGTGGTGACCGGGCTCGCCTGGCTGTTCGTGATGGCGGTGGACGTGCTGGGGCGGCGGGCCGACAACGTCGATCGGAACCTGGGGCTCGTCGGGACGGGCGTGCTGACGGTCCTGTTCGTGGTGGCCGTCTGGCGGGCCAGCGAGGCCGGCGACGTCGAGCCGCTGTGGCCGGCCGTCGCCGTCGTGGCCGCGACCTTCCAGACGGTCCTGATCGTCGCCGGGATCAGCCTCTGGCGGACGCCCATCTTCTACCGGACGCGGTACGTCGGCCCGGTGGTCGTGTTCGCCCACGCGCTGGACGGCATCTCGACGGCGATCGGCGTCGACGTCCTGGGGGTCACCGAGCGCTCCCCGCTCCCCCGGCTGATCATGGAGGTCGCGGCGCAGTTCCCCACCGCCCAGACCGCCGGCGTCGGGTGGCTGTTCGTCGTCGTGAAGCTGTTCGTCGCGACCATCGTCGTCGTCGGCTTCAACCGCTACGTCGACGACGAGCCCGTCGAGGCGACGCTGCTGCTCTCGGTCATCACCGCGGTCGGCCTCGGTCCGGCGACGAACAACCTCTTCCTGTTCCTGACGACGGCGTAG
- the deoC gene encoding deoxyribose-phosphate aldolase, translating to METVPERIEHTVLGPTTRWADVRHVLDEAADLGMRACIPPCYVARADDESDVPLVTVIDFPHGQGAPETAAEAARRAWEDGAGEIDLVANVGRLQAGEDDAVRAKIAEVVAAVPIPVKVIVEAPLLSEDELERIGALAADADAVYLKTATGFSEGGATVADVEALAGFRPVKASGGIGSWEEAAAMFRAGAERIGASSGAAIVREWRDAGEPSLAAVRSDGDGR from the coding sequence ATGGAGACCGTCCCCGAGCGGATCGAACACACGGTGCTGGGCCCGACGACGCGCTGGGCGGACGTCCGGCACGTACTCGACGAGGCGGCCGACCTCGGGATGCGCGCCTGTATCCCGCCCTGCTACGTCGCCCGGGCCGACGACGAGTCCGACGTCCCGCTGGTGACAGTGATCGACTTCCCGCACGGCCAGGGGGCGCCCGAAACCGCCGCCGAAGCGGCGCGACGCGCCTGGGAGGACGGCGCCGGGGAGATCGACCTCGTCGCCAACGTGGGACGGCTGCAGGCCGGCGAGGACGACGCCGTCCGGGCGAAGATCGCCGAGGTGGTCGCCGCCGTCCCGATTCCCGTGAAGGTGATCGTCGAGGCCCCGCTGCTGTCGGAGGACGAACTCGAGCGGATCGGCGCGCTCGCGGCCGACGCCGACGCCGTCTATCTCAAGACCGCCACGGGCTTCTCGGAGGGCGGCGCGACCGTCGCCGACGTCGAGGCGCTCGCGGGGTTCCGCCCGGTCAAGGCCAGCGGCGGGATCGGCTCCTGGGAGGAGGCGGCCGCGATGTTCCGCGCCGGCGCCGAGCGGATCGGGGCCTCCAGCGGTGCGGCCATCGTCCGCGAGTGGCGCGACGCCGGAGAGCCGAGCCTGGCGGCGGTGCGGTCGGACGGCGACGGGCGCTGA
- a CDS encoding tRNA (N(6)-L-threonylcarbamoyladenosine(37)-C(2))-methylthiotransferase, whose protein sequence is MARYHIETYGCTSNRGESQEIERALRDGGHHPADGPGEADVAILNTCTVVEKTERNMLRRAEELDEETPGDLVITGCMALAQGEQFREEGVDAEILHWDDVPQHVLNGECPTVTPDTETVLDGVVGILPIARGCMSDCSYCITKKATGQIESPSVEENVEKARALVHAGAKEIRITGQDTGVYGWDRNQGESLLPELLDRICTEIDGEFRVRVGMANPKGVHGVREELARVFAEHDELYNFLHAPVQSGSDDVLADMRRQHAVAEYVEVVETFDDHLDYWTLSTDFIVGFPSETDRDFQQSMALLRETRPEKINVTRFSKRPGTDAADMKGLGGQTKKDRSKAMTDLKMDVTGEAYESMIGRESEVLLVEDGTDESLVGYDEAYRQVVIADAEERGLEVGDVVDCEITSHNTVYAFGEPV, encoded by the coding sequence ATGGCCCGCTACCACATCGAGACGTACGGATGCACCTCCAACCGCGGGGAGTCCCAGGAGATAGAGCGGGCGCTCCGCGACGGGGGTCACCATCCGGCCGACGGTCCCGGGGAGGCAGACGTCGCCATCCTCAACACCTGCACCGTCGTCGAGAAGACGGAGCGCAACATGCTCCGGCGGGCCGAGGAACTCGACGAGGAGACGCCCGGTGACCTCGTGATCACGGGCTGCATGGCGCTGGCCCAGGGCGAGCAGTTCCGCGAGGAGGGCGTCGACGCCGAGATCCTCCACTGGGACGACGTCCCACAGCACGTCCTCAACGGGGAGTGCCCGACCGTGACGCCGGACACCGAGACGGTGCTTGACGGCGTCGTCGGCATCCTCCCCATCGCCCGCGGGTGCATGAGCGACTGCTCGTACTGCATCACGAAGAAGGCGACCGGTCAGATCGAGTCGCCCTCCGTCGAGGAGAACGTCGAGAAGGCCCGCGCGCTGGTCCACGCCGGCGCGAAGGAGATCCGCATCACCGGCCAGGACACCGGCGTCTACGGCTGGGACCGCAACCAGGGCGAGAGCCTCCTGCCCGAACTCCTGGACCGGATCTGCACCGAGATCGACGGCGAGTTCCGGGTGCGCGTCGGCATGGCCAACCCCAAGGGCGTCCACGGCGTCCGCGAGGAACTCGCTCGGGTCTTCGCCGAGCACGACGAACTGTACAACTTCCTGCACGCGCCCGTCCAGTCCGGCAGCGACGACGTCCTCGCCGACATGCGCCGCCAGCACGCCGTGGCGGAGTACGTCGAGGTCGTCGAGACCTTCGACGACCACCTCGACTACTGGACCCTGTCGACGGACTTCATCGTCGGCTTCCCCAGCGAGACCGACCGCGACTTCCAGCAGTCGATGGCGCTCCTGCGGGAGACCCGCCCCGAGAAGATCAACGTCACCCGCTTCTCGAAGCGCCCCGGCACCGACGCCGCCGACATGAAGGGCCTGGGCGGCCAGACCAAGAAGGACCGCTCGAAGGCCATGACCGACCTCAAGATGGACGTGACGGGGGAAGCCTACGAGTCGATGATCGGCCGCGAGAGCGAGGTCCTGCTCGTCGAGGACGGCACCGACGAGTCGCTGGTCGGCTACGACGAGGCCTACCGGCAGGTCGTGATCGCCGACGCCGAGGAGCGCGGGCTGGAGGTCGGCGATGTCGTCGACTGCGAGATCACCAGCCACAACACGGTGTACGCGTTCGGCGAGCCGGTCTGA
- a CDS encoding ABC transporter permease has product MIDGRLARRFPLVALAWHNLSRAKARSLLATAGITIGVIAIASLGMFGSAYEESLRNNFDDTASSVYVSPGEDADFERMDRDHVSEIERYADAPVHPIGQYGAEVSGLSGSDQATIYALSEPGEFVDVRDGRLPNDWRSRALVGPTLADRLGVQPGDSITIDGSTTRVVGVLEESGQSSLLSTDEAVLLPPSQVEAREYGWVVVRTEDPQAAFQAAERLESNLNGREERYEVNDFESAIDRFNRQIDSFNRLLIGIGSVSLLVASVSILNVMLMSTIERREEIGVMRAVGYHRLDVLRLMLAEAALLGLVGAVVGVILSVLMGMAINDALLSDPLAFTADALTYTVLGFLFGTLASFVSGFYPAWKAANSRPVEALRD; this is encoded by the coding sequence ATGATCGACGGTCGCCTCGCCCGCCGGTTCCCGCTCGTGGCCCTGGCCTGGCACAACCTCTCGCGGGCCAAGGCGCGCTCGCTCCTCGCGACGGCCGGCATCACCATCGGGGTGATCGCCATCGCCTCGCTGGGCATGTTCGGCTCCGCCTACGAGGAGTCCCTGCGGAACAACTTCGACGACACCGCCAGCTCCGTCTACGTCTCGCCCGGCGAGGACGCCGACTTCGAGCGCATGGACCGCGATCACGTCAGCGAGATCGAGCGCTACGCGGACGCGCCCGTCCACCCCATCGGTCAGTACGGCGCCGAGGTGTCCGGCCTCAGCGGCTCCGACCAGGCGACGATATACGCCCTCTCCGAACCCGGGGAGTTCGTCGACGTCCGCGACGGTCGGCTCCCGAACGACTGGCGCTCGCGCGCGCTCGTCGGGCCGACGCTGGCCGACCGCCTCGGCGTCCAGCCCGGCGACAGCATCACCATCGACGGGTCGACCACCCGCGTCGTCGGCGTCCTCGAGGAGTCCGGGCAGTCGAGCCTCCTCTCGACCGACGAGGCCGTCCTGCTCCCGCCCTCGCAGGTCGAGGCCCGCGAGTACGGCTGGGTCGTCGTGCGGACCGAGGACCCACAGGCCGCGTTCCAGGCCGCCGAGCGGCTCGAGTCCAACCTCAACGGCCGCGAGGAGCGCTACGAGGTCAACGACTTCGAGAGCGCCATCGATCGGTTCAACCGGCAGATCGACTCGTTCAACAGGCTGTTGATCGGCATCGGGAGCGTCTCGCTGCTGGTCGCCAGCGTGAGCATCCTCAACGTGATGCTCATGTCCACCATCGAGCGCCGCGAGGAGATCGGCGTCATGCGCGCCGTCGGCTACCACCGCCTCGACGTCCTCCGGTTGATGCTCGCCGAGGCGGCCCTGCTCGGACTGGTCGGCGCGGTCGTCGGGGTGATCCTCAGCGTCCTCATGGGGATGGCGATCAACGACGCCCTCCTGTCGGACCCGCTGGCCTTCACGGCCGACGCGCTCACCTACACCGTCCTCGGGTTCCTGTTCGGGACGCTGGCGAGCTTCGTCAGCGGGTTCTACCCCGCCTGGAAGGCCGCCAACTCCCGGCCCGTCGAGGCGCTGCGGGATTAG